A part of Aegilops tauschii subsp. strangulata cultivar AL8/78 chromosome 2, Aet v6.0, whole genome shotgun sequence genomic DNA contains:
- the LOC109758829 gene encoding benzyl alcohol O-benzoyltransferase-like, with translation MSVARTLTTLSIRRGERELVAPARPTPYEFKVLSDIDDQEVLRFYRSGAFFYRGDASKSGIDPAKAIKSAISEALVHYYPLAGRFRELQPTRKLVVECTGEGVVFVEADADVRMEDFGNSLAPPVPCYDELLPEQERATAVVVDRPLLFVQVTRLRCGGFVFGFQICHCIADGPGIVQFLTALTEFTRGVPGAPTVRPVWQRELLTASWPPATAHDHVEYAPLPDPGKDVVSSSDIFSQHTFFFGPREIEALRSQAPPALRTAASRFDLIGAFMWRCRAAALRYGPDELVRLHMFVNGRVRNRSRHRLPRGYYGNSFAFASACAPAGQLCRRPLGEALRLLLEAKARAEQEGYVQSAAGFNAAHRRPAFPKARTYLISDMTQGGMMAVDFGWGTPVYGGPATIILATFHLEGRNEAGEVGVNVPTRLPVLALERLKVEVSKGLTVSGRTVTEPADKSKSALVPGHALAKL, from the coding sequence ATGTCTGTGGCACGGACGCTGACGACCTTGTCCATCCGGCGGGGCGAGCGCGAGCTCGTGGCGCCGGCGAGGCCCACGCCCTACGAGTTCAAGGTGCTCTCCGACATCGACGACCAGGAGGTCCTCCGCTTCTATCGCTCCGGCGCCTTCTTCTACCGCGGCGACGCCTCCAAGTCCGGCATTGACCCGGCGAAGGCCATCAAGTCGGCGATCTCGGAGGCGCTCGTGCACTACTACCCTCTCGCCGGCCGGTTCCGGGAGCTCCAGCCGACGAGGAAGCTCGTGGTCGAGTGCACGGGGGAGGGGGTCGTGTTCGTCGAGGCGGACGCCGACGTCCGGATGGAAGACTTTGGAAACTCGCTGGCACCGCCGGTGCCATGTTACGATGAGCTGTTGCCCGAGCAGGAGAGAGCGACCGCCGTTGTCGTCGACCGTCCTTTGCTCTTTGTTCAGGTGACGCGGCTGAGGTGCGGAGGCTTCGTCTTCGGGTTCCAGATATGCCACTGCATCGCCGACGGCCCGGGGATCGTGCAGTTCCTGACGGCGCTGACGGAGTTCACCCGCGGCGTGCCGGGCGCGCCGACCGTGCGGCCGGTGTGGCAGCGCGAGCTCCTCACGGCGAGCTGGCCGCCGGCTACCGCGCACGACCACGTGGAGTACGCGCCTCTCCCCGACCCCGGAAAGGACGTGGTCTCCTCCTCGGACATCTTCTCGCAGCACACGTTCTTCTTCGGCCCCCGCGAGATCGAGGCGCTCCGGTCCCAGGCCCCGCCGGCGCTGCGCACCGCCGCGTCGCGGTTCGACCTGATCGGCGCCTTCATGTGGCGGTGTCGTGCCGCCGCGCTGCGGTACGGCCCGGACGAGCTGGTCCGGCTGCACATGTTCGTGAACGGCCGGGTGAGGAACAGGAGCCGGCACCGCCTGCCGAGGGGCTACTACGGCAACTCGTTCGCGTTCGCCTCCGCGTGCGCGCCCGCCGGGCAGCTGTGCCGGAGGCCCCTCGGCGAGGCGCTGCGGCTGCTGCTGGAGGCCAAGGCGCGGGCGGAGCAGGAAGGGTACGTGCAGTCGGCGGCCGGCTTCAACGCGGCGCACAGGAGGCCGGCGTTCCCCAAGGCCCGGACGTACCTCATCTCGGACATGACCCAGGGGGGGATGATGGCGGTGGATTTCGGGTGGGGCACGCCGGTGTACGGAGGGCCGGCGACGATCATTCTGGCCACGTTCCATCTGGAGGGGAGGAACGAGGCCGGTGAGGTGGGCGTCAACGTACCGACGAGGTTGCCTGTGCTGGCGCTGGAGCGGCTGAAGGTGGAGGTGAGCAAGGGGCTAACGGTCAGCGGTCGGACTGTCACTGAACCTGCGGACAAGAGCAAGTCAGCCTTGGTTCCTGGTCACGCTCTCGCAAAGCTGTAG
- the LOC109758822 gene encoding N6-mAMP deaminase, translating to MATQTSEAEKEMREWCVALPKVELHAHLNGSVRNSTLLELAKELGDKGVIVFEDVKDVIMKNDRSLPECFRLFDLFHILTTDHDTVTRIAKEVVGDFAAENVLYLEIRTTPKNNEAKGMTKRSYMNAVVKGLKSVEDIDVVLNDEILSCTPMSDSGGDTKRKKIYVRLLLSIDRRETTSAALDTVNLAMEMKDQGVIGIDLSGNPVVGEWETYLPALEYAKELGIPTTIHCGEVPNRKEIQAMLDFCPQRLGHVCCLDDEEWKKLKSSMIPVEICLTSNVMTGGAPSLELHHFADLYNAKHPLSLCTDDSGLFSTSLSNEYYLVASTFGLSKAELFRLAQGAVEFVFAGDEVKKSLRAVFERAAAERIES from the exons ATGGCGACTCAGACCTCGGAGGCGGAGAAGGAGATGAGGGAGTGGTGCGTCGCGCTCCCCAAGGTGGAGCTCCACGCCCACCTCAATGGCTCCGTCCGCAACTCCACCCTCCT AGAACTAGCAAAAGAACTAGGTGACAAAGGAGTCATTGTCTTTGAAGATGTCAAGGATGTGATCATGAAGA ATGACAGATCTCTCCCAGAGTGTTTTAGGCTCTTTGATTTGTTTCATATACTCACGACTGACCATGATACAGTAACAAGGATCGCTAAGGAG GTTGTAGGAGATTTTGCTGCTGAGAATGTTTTGTATTTGGAAATAAGGACGACACCTAAG AATAATGAAGCCAAGGGGATGACCAAGCGATCCTACATGAATGCTGTAGTTAAAGGTCTTAAGTCTGTTGAAGACATTGATGTTGTTCTAAACGATGAAATATTAAGTTGTACACCAATGAGTGATTCGGGTGGCGACACAAAGAGAAAGAAGATATATGTTAGGCTCCTTCTGAGTATTGACCGCCGTGAGACAACTTCTGCTGCATTGGATACT GTTAATTTAGCCATGGAAATGAAGGACCAGGGTGTGATTGGCATTGATCTCTCTGGCAATCCAGTTGTAGGGGAATG GGAGACATACTTGCCTGCTCTAGAATATGCTAAAGAGCTGGGAATCCCCACCACAATTCACTGTGGCGAG GTACCAAACAGGAAGGAGATCCAAGCAATGCTGGACTTCTGCCCTCAAAGGCTAGGTCATGTCTGCTGCCTCGACGACGAAGAGTGGAAGAAGCTCAAGTCATCAATGATCCCG GTGGAGATATGTTTAACCTCCAATGTTATGACCGGAGGCGCCCCTTCTCTAGAGCTTCATCACTTTG CTGACCTCTACAACGCGAAGCACCCTCTGTCGCTGTGCACCGACGATTCAGGCCTCTTCTCGACGAGCCTCTCAAACGAGTATTACCTCGTCGCGTCTACCTTCG GTCTTAGCAAGGCCGAGCTGTTTCGGCTGGCCCAGGGAGCTGTGGAGTTCGTGTTCGCTGGCGACGAGGTGAAGAAGTCACTGAGGGCGGTGTTTGAGCGTGCGGCGGCAGAGAGGATCGAGAGTTAG
- the LOC109758828 gene encoding ABC transporter G family member 53-like codes for MDDLGETHAFGRSLFSRSSPDYDEEEALRWAALEKLPTYDRARTAVLAMPGEGLKEVNLEKLSAQEKHALLQLVAWVGDDHERFLSKFKDRLDRVGIQLPTIEVRYENLNVEAQAHVGSRGLPTILNTYANILEGVANALHLTPNRKQKIPILHNVSGIIKPHRMTLLLGPPGAGKTSLLLALAGTLPSSLKMSGDLTYNGHTMDEFVPRRSAAYVSQHDMHMAELTVRETVNFSAKCQGIGHRFDLLMELSRREKEEHIKPDPEIDIYMKAVATGDQKAEVVTNHILKVLGLDICADIMIGNNMLRGISGGQKKRVTTAEMLVTPGRALFMDEISTGLDSSTTFQIVNSIRQTIHIIGGTAVIALLQPAPETYELFDDIILLSDGHVVYNGPRQYVLEFFEIMGFKCPKRKGVADFLQEVTSIKDQGQYWINNDETYRFVPVKEFAEAFQSFHVGQAIRSELAVPFDKDKSHPAALKKSQYGASMKELLKANINREILLMKRNSFVYIFKATQLTLLAIIAMTVFLRINMHRDSVTDGGIYMGAIFFGILMIMFNGFAEVGLTTVKLPIYFKQRDFLFFPAWTYSLTSWIIKTPLSLLNATIWVGITYYGIGFDPNIQRFFRQLLLLFLVNEAFSGLFRFVAGLARHHVIANTIASFCMLNFMLTGGFVMARDNVKNLWIWGYWISPLMYAQNALSVNEFLGHSWNKTIPGFKGPLGRLVLESRGIFPDTKWYWIGAGALLGYVLLFNILYSVCLTFLDPFDNNQPTVSEETLKIKQANLIGELLEASSRGWVNNSTMASRDTMDGSNDKSNSNHTTMNSSPGKKGMVLHFVPLSVTFDDIKYSIDMPEEIKAQGVTERRLELLKGVSGSFRPGVLTALMGVSGAGKTTLMDVLVGRKTSGYIEGNITISGYPKKQETFARVSGYCEQNDIHSPNVTVYESLAFSAWLRLPANVESSTRKMFIDEVMELVELNPLKHALVGLPGVSGLSTEQRKRLTIAVELVANPSIIFMDEPTSGLDARAAAIVMRAIRNTVDTGRTVVCTIHQPSIDIFESFDELFLMKRGGEEIYVGPLGRHSCELIRYLEAIQNIRKIKDGHNPATWMLEVTSTTQEHITGINFSHVYKNSELYRRNKKLIEELSTPPEGSSDLSFPTQYSQTFITQSFACLWKQSLSYWRNPPYTVVKYIYTIVLALLFGTIFWGIGRKRHNQQDLFNAMGSMYSTILFMGVQNSTSVQPVVAVERTIFYRESAARMYSPLPYALGQVVIELPYILVQSLIYGILVYAMIGFEWTVAKFFWYLFFMYFTLAYFTFYGMMTMGLTSNYNVASIASAAFYALWNLFSGFIIPRTRIPIWWRWYYWLNPIAWTLNGLVTSQFGDVIEEFDNGVRVSDFVESYFGYHQEFLWVVANVVVLFAVLFAFLFGLSIKLFNFEKR; via the exons ATGGACGACCTCGGCGAGACACACGCGTTCGGGCGCAGCCTGTTCTCTCGGTCGTCGCCGGACTATGACGAGGAGGAGGCACTGCGGTGGGCGGCGCTGGAGAAGCTGCCCACCTACGACCGCGCCCGGACGGCGGTGCTGGCCATGCCGGGGGAGGGGCTCAAGGAGGTGAACTTGGAGAAGCTGAGCGCCCAGGAGAAGCACGCGCTGCTGCAGCTCGTCGCCTGGGTCGGCGATGACCACGAGCGCTTCCTCTCCAAGTTCAAGGACCGCCTCGACCG AGTTGGGATTCAGCTGCCGACGATCGAGGTGAGATACGAGAACCTCAACGTGGAGGCACAGGCGCACGTTGGGAGCAGGGGCCTGCCCACCATCCTCAACACCTATGCCAACATACTGGAG GGCGTGGCAAATGCTCTTCACCTAACACCAAACAGGAAGCAGAAAATACCAATCCTTCACAATGTCAGCGGAATCATCAAGCCCCACAG GATGACCTTGCTTTTGGGCCCCCCTGGAGCCGGGAAGACCTCATTGCTTTTGGCCTTGGCCGGAACTCTGCCTTCAAGTCTTAAG ATGTCAGGGGACTTAACTTACAATGGGCATACTATGGATGAGTTTGTGCCACGGAGATCAGCCGCTTATGTCAGCCAACATGATATGCATATGGCCGAACTGACTGTCCGTGAGACTGTCAACTTCTCTGCAAAATGTCAGGGAATTGGTCACCGTTTTG ATCTGCTAATGGAGCTATCCAGGAGAGAGAAGGAAGAACACATCAAACCAGACCCAGAAATAGATATCTACATGAAG GCTGTTGCAACAGGAGATCAAAAAGCTGAGGTGGTCACAAATCACATACTAAAG GTCTTAGGGTTGGATATCTGTGCCGATATAATGATAGGAAACAATATGTTGCGAGGCATATCAGGAGGGCAAAAAAAGAGAGTAACCACAG CTGAGATGCTCGTCACACCCGGACGAGCCCTTTTCATGGACGAGATATCAACCGGACTTGATAGCTCGACAACCTTCCAGATTGTGAACTCCATCCGACAAACAATCCACATTATTGGTGGAACAGCAGTCATTGCCTTGCTACAACCTGCACCAGAGACATATGAATTGTTTGATGATATAATTCTCCTTTCAGATGGTCATGTTGTCTATAATGGCCCTCGACAATATGTTCTCGAGTTCTTTGAAATAATGGGATTCAAATGTCCCAAGCGAAAAGGCGTAGCTGACTTCCTGCAAGAA GTTACATCAATAAAAGATCAAGGACAATACTGGATAAACAATGATGAGACATACAGATTTGTTCCAGTCAAGGAGTTTGCGGAGGCATTTCAATCTTTCCATGTTGGTCAAGCTATAAGGAGTGAGTTAGCTGTGCCATTTGACAAGGACAAAAGTCATCCCGCAGCTCTGAAAAAATCACAATACGGCGCCAGCATGAAGGAACTACTCAAAGCTAATATCAACAGAGAGATATTGCTCATGAAGAGGAATTCATTTGTGTATATATTCAAGGCAACTCAG TTGACACTCTTGGCAATCATTGCAATGACCGTATTTCTGCGCATCAATATGCATCGAGACTCGGTAACAGATGGAGGGATATACATGGGCGCTATCTTCTTTGGGATCTTGATGATAATGTTCAATGGGTTTGCAGAAGTAGGTCTAACTACTGTAAAGCTCCCGATTTATTTCAAGCAACGGGATTTTCTCTTCTTTCCAGCATGGACATACTCGTTGACATCATGGATCATTAAGACCCCCCTCTCCTTGCTCAATGCAACAATTTGGGTTGGGATAACATACTATGGTATTGGATTTGATCCCAACATACAAAG ATTTTTTAGACAACTCCTACTGCTCTTCTTAGTGAACGAGGCATTTTCTGGACTCTTCCGCTTCGTTGCTGGCCTTGCAAGGCATCATGTTATTGCAAACACCATCGCTTCCTTCTGCATGTTAAATTTTATGCTCACAGGTGGATTCGTCATGGCAAGAG ACAATGTGAAGAATTTGTGGATATGGGGATACTGGATATCACCCCTGATGTATGCACAAAATGCCCTATCGGTGAATGAGTTCCTAGGTCATAGCTGGAACAAG ACAATCCCCGGTTTCAAAGGACCACTTGGAAGACTAGTTCTGGAATCTCGAGGGATTTTTCCTGATACAAAGTGGTACTGGATTGGTGCTGGTGCCTTACTCGGATATGTGCTGCTATTTAATATCCTCTACAGTGTTTGCCTCACATTCCTCGACC CATTTGACAACAACCAGCCAACAGTATCTGAAGAAACATTGAAGATAAAACAAGCTAATCTCATTGGTGAACTTTTAGAAGCATCATCGAGAGGATGGGTTAACAACAGTACAATGGCATCGAGAG ATACTATGGACGGGAGCAATGATAAATCAAATTCCAACCACACAACTATGAATTCTAGTCCAGGCAAGAAAGGAATGGTCCTGCATTTTGTACCTCTCTCTGTCACATTCGATGATATAAAATACAGCATAGACATGCCAGAG GAAATCAAAGCACAAGGTGTGACGGAGAGACGATTGGAATTACTGAAAGGTGTCAGTGGTTCATTTAGGCCAGGAGTACTCACAGCTCTTATGGGTGTCAGTGGTGCCGGCAAGACAACACTGATGGATGTGTTGGTTGGACGGAAGACCAGTGGATACATAGAGGGCAACATTACAATATCTGGATATCCAAAGAAGCAAGAAACTTTTGCTCGTGTATCAGGTTACTGTGAGCAGAACGACATCCATTCACCAAATGTGACTGTGTATGAATCACTTGCATTCTCTGCATGGCTCCGATTACCTGCCAATGTTGAGTCCTCAACAAGAAAG ATGTTCATTGATGAGGTCATGGAGCTAGTGGAACTTAACCCCTTAAAACATGCATTGGTTGGATTACCTGGTGTGAGTGGATTGTCAACTGAGCAGAGGAAAAGGCTAACAATAGCAGTGGAGCTAGTTGCTAACCCTTCTATTATTTTCATGGACGAACCAACATCTGGACTGGATGCACGGGCAGCAGCCATTGTCATGAGAGCAATAAGGAACACTGTAGATACAGGAAGGACTGTTGTTTGCACCATTCACCAACCGAGCATCGACATATTCGAGTCTTTTGATGAG CTCTTCCTGATGAAACGAGGAGGTGAAGAGATTTATGTAGGCCCACTAGGTCGGCACTCATGTGAATTGATCCGATATTTAGAG GCTATTCAAAATATCAGAAAGATTAAAGACGGCCATAATCCTGCAACATGGATGCTGGAAGTTACCAGTACAACACAAGAACATATAACCGGGATTAACTTCAGTCATGTATACAAGAATTCTGAATTATATCG GAGGAACAAAAAATTAATAGAGGAGCTAAGCACACCTCCTGAAGGGTCAAGCGACCTATCCTTTCCAACCCAATACTCACAAACCTTCATCACACAGAGTTTTGCTTGCCTGTGGAAGCAAAGTCTGTCATACTGGAGAAACCCTCCATATACTGTTGTGAAGTACATCTATACTATAGTACTTGCACTGTTGTTTGGGACAATATTCTGGGGTATTGGCAGAAAAAG ACACAATCAACAAGACTTATTCAACGCCATGGGTTCCATGTATTCCACAATTCTGTTCATGGGGGTGCAGAACTCTACCTCAGTTCAGCCGGTTGTGGCTGTTGAGCGCACAATCTTTTACAGGGAAAGTGCGGCTCGCATGTACTCACCTTTGCCATATGCGTTGGGACAG GTTGTAATAGAACTTCCATATATCCTTGTCCAGTCCTTAATATATGGTATTCTAGTATATGCTATGATTGGGTTTGAGTGGACAGTTGCCAAGTTCTTTTGGTACCTGTTCTTCATGTACTTCACTCTAGCTTACTTCACATTTTATGGAATGATGACGATGGGCCTGACCTCAAACTACAATGTTGCCTCTATTGCTTCTGCGGCGTTCTATGCTCTCTGGAACCTTTTCTCGGGATTTATTATACCAAGAACT AGAATCCCAATATGGTGGAGATGGTACTATTGGCTCAACCCTATTGCGTGGACACTCAATGGTCTGGTCACTTCACAGTTTGGAGATGTaatagaagagtttgataatggAGTGCGAGTATCCGATTTTGTAGAAAGCTACTTTGGGTACCATCAGGAATTCTTGTGGGTAGTCGCTAATGTGGTCGTCTTATTTGCTGTTCTCTTTGCTTTCCTTTTCGGACTCTCAATCAAGCTATTTAACTTTGAAAAGAGATAA